From Drosophila suzukii chromosome 2R, CBGP_Dsuzu_IsoJpt1.0, whole genome shotgun sequence, a single genomic window includes:
- the clos gene encoding uncharacterized protein clos, with protein MYQMCRVLFILIFAGVFAQGFSFEVNFQESYPTHYLSSDDESILHKRAPNVPQFFDQASFSFDGLTRVSSVPVSFPLDICMLQLPTVKYATALHKDATGLRHFAVFTWRPAEKDYQLLVELAAPQAVALDCLAFAGRGYVAVSYNLTEPVGQAREGSPIYEISPETGIRTVQYFSGTQLRGMYLRISSQELTLLQAFEKEAQCPYFKWMGMSFQRLGAIPCSNARRLEAFGIDYTDYVAVANYADAEGRTATRSEIFRWDAKSQRFQLFQRLRSNGAVDVKYFSLPVNEVSRRHFLILSNTIGGSSSGVGEADTVIYVFEKGQFVPYQRLSFYAVERVLPVQHSISEKFLLLVACNKQDVKIYNLNDWRFEESKVQFTEGALSRGVARMRSYEEGDYSYLVIANENMAANETNIFQPLYKQDEHANILRQQIIDWARDQRKRLEQVNVEQLLKRLEEKLKQREEKLGWSEIKEVKAKSFEDKHMKLTPNYWKALQLTKQALDTIEEKIIPASTKHPVKRSLDRLHEEHDFEEVTVDTLVVHGTVKADHINRVDTKNPVYESVTASKVYVSEKYTEPLRKQRKPLLEKLTVKELQLEGRLNGLKWSELQDQTLKRSGKDVQFIKAAVDLDHFQADALQVNSNEVNDRPVSQLIPVDGGDFVVQQDVQFAQPVQVNRLLINQRLNHIHVDRQRFDVLLRQANHTQVIEGAKRFENVRVLEPITIAGQMMGAELRAMSPAKVNHKSLQLQGDFVIEGDVTIGRLLQMRNLVDEPTQRSAAEALSRGVRLDQLVENVNLNFLQPLIANNTELSFLNTQDLQNLVQLNVGKVQLVQATKTFPQNVEITDGFGEVKWLNGIDTERLPNMLLSKSGNQSISTPIQLHGLDVEHINSSQILLNGLGLDDYLQFNKDQKSNGTLFVDNLNAEEMSVEDLHLNGLLFGQPLSSIYEHGSKSLDSWHLPHDFNGTLHAQNLWLSGEINQVNVVHLEQQLQQLAGNIKYVGDISFEHDVNISSLSFENSLNGIEAHRFGRCWLESEGDQNFTAPQELASLDSSKGVWLSGQLNNHTLEDLVSRSYRLNGSEHLQAVRFENPIVLQSELQLGKVNGLRVPEDIIYHNGGGYLSAPVSIEGNLEAAETSNITNLNGYPLATLDKYLSGQTLDTFLAENVKFGGGAPSYQLLNGQELGKLLDQVWLENEQIELRGLELDSGQFKGLLEFQGAINGQHVDHIRHNYFSRTRSNQMKTPLSFQHDVTFVQPPVAKYVELRRGTSDVLMEGRGSNFSLDFNDIVAHTLKTGGEHAISGKWELPEVSVSGDLKNVLINQLNLADDIVRIPENNKSSNPLTVEALKTVNSANINRLHSTPESRVAEVPLVQWINEAAYIYGNHSIPGTTRVDNVNLYNDLTVKGTVNGVLWQPDKLLLRDKEQDVRGSLLVANSLPESRRIFSNNVENLWVDSVNGLPVNELLDNKAQNRPDLHVESQLIFTQPLTVGLYEVSNGNGLLDKYYKRKRGIGASANEAWQQLQENVAAVKNRLDKPPKVLENFALLQKLPHKASSLKIISSNDIDTLAIWEQKSNNAILYTWQPDRQLFALNSSSSALTQLNKQNLDTKDGETSNKFEFGQLGFQCRGLQKANHIVIQCLDKQNNSREAILDRQTDVKQLLAVADTDDMPILLRTSRAVELWKWSNGNYNLESRLVDGQVEQIERIQRGAGMESGYVAILASTPAAEIRIYSFNSGDMSDFQLDQVLGLQDSRHPRQMRFMYLPESEDLLLCVSNVLPQQPLTIYQHLGAAGFQQILGDSALPKARALEVLQLPSRELHLLSMATEEAVYLLQPQFTTL; from the exons atgtatcaAATGTGTCGCGTTTTGTTTATATTGATATTTGCCGGTGTGTTTGCCCAGGGGTTCAGTTTTGAAGTGAACTTCCAGGAATCCTATCCCACACACTACCTCAGTTCGGATGACGAATCTATTCTGCATAAACGAGCGCCGAACGTGCCTCAGTTTTTCGACCAAG CTAGTTTTAGTTTCGATGGCCTGACGCGAGTGTCTTCCGTGCCCGTGTCCTTTCCCCTGGACATTTGCATGCTCCAATTGCCCACAGTTAAGTATGCTACAGCACTACACAAAGATGCCACTGGACTGCGTCACTTTGCCGTGTTCACCTGGCGGCCAGCAGAGAAGGATTATCAGCTCCTCGTGGAGCTGGCGGCCCCGCAAGCAGTGGCTCTGGATTGCCTGGCCTTCGCTGGACGTGGCTACGTGGCTGTGAGCTACAACCTCACCGAACCCGTGGGCCAGGCACGTGAGGGATCACCCATCTACGAGATCTCCCCGGAAACAGGAATACGGACAGTGCAGTACTTTTCGGGAACACAACTGAGGGGAATGTACCTGCGGATCAGCAGCCAGGAGCTGACTCTGCTGCAGGCCTTCGAAAAGGAAGCACAGTGCCCGTACTTCAAGTGGATGGGCATGAGTTTCCAGCGGCTGGGAGCGATTCCCTGCAGCAATGCTCGACGACTGGAGGCCTTTGGAATCGACTACACCGACTACGTGGCCGTGGCCAACTATGCAGATGCAGAGGGACGTACTGCGACTCGCTCGGAGATCTTTAGGTGGGATGCCAAGTCCCAGAGATTTCAGCTTTTCCAACGACTGCGCAGCAATGGAGCCGTGGACGTGAAGTATTTCAGTCTCCCAGTGAACGAGGTCAGCCGTAGGCACTTCCTCATCCTGAGCAACACAATTGGAGGATCCAGCTCCGGAGTGGGAGAGGCAGACACTGTAATCTATGTCTTTGAAAAGGGTCAGTTTGTGCCCTATCAGCGGTTGAGCTTCTATGCAGTGGAAAGGGTTCTGCCAGTTCAG CACTCAATATCCGAGAAGTTTCTACTCCTGGTGGCCTGTAATAAGCAGGATGTCAAGATTTACAACCTCAACGACTGGAGATTTGAGGAATCCAAGGTGCAGTTCACTGAAGGAGCTTTAAGCCGTGGAGTGGCCAGAATGAGAAGCTATGAGGAGGGGGATTATAGCTATTTGG TAATTGCCAATGAGAACATGGCTGCCAATGAGACGAACATATTCCAGCCGCTCTACAAGCAGGATGAGCATGCCAATATACTCCGCCAGCAAATCATTGATTGGGCTCGGGACCAGAGAAAGCGATTGGAGCAGGTGAATGTGGAGCAGCTTTTGAAGAGACTGGAG GAAAAGCTGAAGCAACGTGAGGAGAAACTAGGGTGGTCAGAAATTAAAGAAGTGAAAGCGAAATCG TTTGAGGATAAGCACATGAAGCTAACACCGAACTACTGGAAAGCTCTACAGCTAACCAAGCAGGCTTTGGATACAATCGAAGAGAAAATAATTCCTGCCAGCACCAAACATCCCGTCAAGAGATCGTTGGACAGGCTACATGAAGAACACGATTTCGAGGAGGTCACAGTGGACACTCTGGTGGTGCACGGAACCGTAAAAGCAGACCATATCAATAGAGTTGATACGAAGAACCCTGTTTACGAGTCCGTGACGGCCAGTAAAGTATATGTAAGCGAGAAGTACACCGAACCTTTAAGAAAACAAAGGAAACCCCTGCTAGAGAAACTGACAGTGAAGGAACTGCAACTAGAGGGTAGGCTCAATGGCCTCAAGTGGTCAGAGCTTCAGGATCAGACCCTAAAACGCAGCGGAAAGGATGTGCAGTTCatcaaggcagccgtggactTGGACCATTTCCAAGCGGATGCTTTGCAGGTCAACAGCAATGAGGTTAACGATCGCCCGGTGAGTCAGCTCATCCCTGTGGACGGTGGAGACTTCGTAGTTCAACAGGATGTGCAGTTTGCGCAGCCTGTCCAGGTGAATCGACTGCTCATCAACCAGCGGCTTAACCACATCCATGTCGATCGTCAGCGTTTCGATGTGCTGCTCAGGCAGGCCAATCACACGCAGGTAATCGAGGGTGCCAAGCGATTCGAGAATGTGCGTGTCTTGGAACCAATTACCATTGCG GGTCAAATGATGGGCGCTGAACTAAGAGCCATGTCACCGGCAAAGGTCAACCACAAAtcgctgcaactccaggggGATTTCGTTATAGAAGGCGATGTGACCATTGGACGCCTGTTGCAAATGAGGAATTTAGTAGACGAGCCCACTCAGCGATCAGCCGCTGAAGCTTTGAGTCGGGGCGTACGATTGGATCAACTTGTAGAGAATGTTAATCTGAACTTTCTGCAACCACTTATTGCCAACAACACGGAACTGAGCTTCCTCAACACCCAAGATTTGCAAAATCTAGTCCAACTGAACGTGGGTAAAGTACAGTTGGTGCAGGCCACTAAGACGTTTCCGCAAAATGTGGAGATAACCGATGGCTTCGGTGAGGTCAAGTGGTTGAATGGCATTGATACGGAGAGGCTCCCAAACATGCTGCTATCCAAGAGTGGCAACCAATCTATTTCTACTCCAATACAACTGCATGGCTTGGATGTGGAGCATATAAATTCATCCCAGATCTTATTGAATGGCTTGGGATTGGACGACTATCTTCAGTTTAACAAGGATCAGAAGTCAAATGGAACCCTGTTCGTAGACAACTTAAATGCTGAGGAGATGAGCGTGGAAGATCTGCACCTCAATGGCCTCCTCTTTGGCCAACCATTGTCCTCCATCTACGAGCATGGAAGTAAATCCCTGGACAGCTGGCATCTTCCACACGACTTCAATGGCACCCTCCATGCTCAGAACCTGTGGCTCAGTGGCGAGATTAACCAGGTGAACGTCGTCCACTTGGAGCAGCAGTTGCAACAACTGGCGGGAAACATCAAATATGTGGGCGACATTAGCTTCGAGCACGATGTTAACATCAGTTCCCTCAGCTTTGAAAACTCCCTGAATGGAATTGAAGCCCATAGGTTTGGTCGTTGTTGGCTGGAGTCCGAGGGAGACCAGAATTTCACGGCTCCCCAGGAGCTGGCCTCGCTGGACAGCAGCAAAGGCGTCTGGCTAAGTGGTCAACTGAACAACCATACCCTGGAAGACCTGGTCAGCCGTAGCTACAGGCTTAATGGATCAGAGCACCTGCAAGCAGTGCGATTTG AGAATCCCATTGTCTTGCAATCGGAGCTACAGTTGGGCAAAGTGAATGGACTTCGTGTGCCGGAGGATATTATTTACCATAATGGTGGGGGCTACCTCTCTGCTCCAGTTAGCATAGAAGGTAACTTAGAGGCAGCAGAGACGTCTAACATAACCAACCTGAATGGTTATCCACTGGCGACGTTGGATAAATACTTAAGTGGACAGACACTGGACACTTTTCTGGCGGAGAATGTGAAATTTGGCGGAGGAGCACCCTCTTACCAGCTGCTGAATGGCCAGGAACTGGGCAAACTACTGGATCAGGTGTGGCTGGAGAATGAGCAGATTGAGCTGAGAGGATTGGAATTGGATTCCGGTCAATTTAAGGGCCTGCTGGAGTTCCAG GGAGCCATTAATGGCCAGCATGTGGACCACATCAGGCACAACTATTTCAGCCGGACGCGCAGCAATCAGATGAAAACTCCCCTGAGCTTCCAGCATGACGTCACGTTCGTACAGCCTCCAGTCGCCAAATACGTGGAACTGCGACGTGGCACAAGTGACGTTTTAATGGAGGGCCGCGGCAG CAACTTTTCACTGGACTTCAACGACATTGTAGCCCACACTTTAAAAACTGGCGGAGAGCATGCCATTAGTGGAAAATGGGAACTTCCAGAGGTCTCGGTCTCGGGAGATTTAAAGAATGTCCTGATAAATCAGTTGAACTTAGCTGATGATATTGTAAGAATTCCAGAAAACAACAAGAGTAGCAATCCCTTGACCGTTGAGGCACTGAAAACCGTCAATAGCGCCAATATAAACCGCCTGCATAGTACACCCGAAAGTCGAGTGGCGGAGGTTCCATTGGTCCAGTGGATCAATGAAGCAGCCTATATCTATGGGAATCACAGCATTCCCGGCACTACCCGCGTGGATAATGTAAACCTCTACAATGACCTCACCGTAAAGGGAACAGTAAATGGCGTCCTCTGGCAGCCGGATAAGCTCCTTCTGCGGGACAAAGAGCAGGATGTTCGGGGATCCCTGCTAGTGGCTAACAGTCTGCCTGAGAGCCGTCGAATTTTCAGCAACAATGTGGAGAACCTTTGGGTGGATTCCGTCAATGGGTTGCCTGTGAATGAGTTGCTGGACAACAAGGCCCAGAATCGTCCAGATCTTCACGTTGAAAGCCAACTGATCTTCACCCAGCCACTAACAGTGGGTCTCTACGAGGTCAGCAATGGAAATGGTCTGCTGGATAAGTACTACAAAAGAAAGCGGGGCATCGGCGCGAGTGCCAACGAGGCTTGGCAGCAGTTGCAGGAAAACGTAGCAGCTGTAAAGAACAGATTGGACa AGCCACCAAAAGTGCTGGAAAACTTCGCCCTTCTGCAGAAACTTCCTCATAAGGCCTCATCCTTGAAGATAATCTCCTCGAACGACATCGATACACTGGCCATTTGGGAACAGAAATCGAACAATGCCATCCTTTATACCTGGCAACCGGATAGGCAGCTCTTTGCGCTCAATTCAA GTTCGTCAGCACTGACACAGCTCAATAAGCAGAACTTGGATACCAAGGATGGGGAGACCTCAAACAAATTCGAGTTTGGACAACTCGGGTTTCAGTGCAGGGGACTTCAAAAAGCCAACCATATTGTAATCCAATGCCTAGATAAACAGAACAACAGCAGGGAGGCAATCttggacagacagacagatgtAAAACAGTTGTTGGCAGTCGCCGATACAGATGACATGCCCATTCTACTGAGGACATCCAGGGCTGTGGAGCTCTGGAAATGGAGCAATGGCAATTACAACCTAGAGAGCAGACTGGTAGATGGGCAGGTGGAGCAAATAGAGCGGATCCAACGAGGAGCCGGCATGGAGAGCGGTTATGTGGCTATCTTGGCTTCAACGCCAGCAGCAGAGATACGCATTTACAG CTTTAACAGCGGCGACATGAGTGATTTCCAACTGGACCAGGTCCTTGGGCTACAGGATTCGCGTCATCCTCGACAAATGCGGTTTATGTATTTGCCGGAGTCTGAGGATCTGCTGCTCTGCGTATCAAATGTGCTGCCACAACAACCGCTCACCATCTACCAGCATCTTGGAGCAGCTGGGTTCCAGCAAATCCTCGGCGACAGTGCTCTGCCGAAGGCCCGTGCCTTGGAAGTGCTCCAGCTGCCCAGCCGTGAGCTCCACCTGCTATCCATGGCCACGGAGGAGGCCGTATACTTGCTGCAGCCGCAGTTTACCACACTTTAA
- the Map60 gene encoding uncharacterized protein Map60 — MAIQLDKILQDIAKEKALHPNNGGASKQEQEEAWARIGRLNKLSVHESRSIFIVLQKKYEQEKLKGNSAWKLFSLMHQIHQEPKASVKEEEDDQVPMEEVEEYEMLEVQEQEDDDEAHQFGQPANSTGSASDGESPTKSHSTGSPEKDERVYSKPNVDTPRPAFEEKKLLNTLANNTPRSTTNSSLSAAAAVLQKKGITVKKTTGSGSGAALKSTPGQQASAGGSKTNSSRTTIQLPESLKRKLSEEYTPLPSHKKQTKITSPKQTAAPAASSPAVSSVPDALPTGSVVHTTTAQLMQVKKEREDNQTPPPGINIITIPASQQINGGGGGPTSSTAATIASTSVASTNGFSPHIEELDFKNDIIFDSKINATSSNTPEIINLGNFDNSLPPTFFKNLCNSSRHESLGLYVANVMNRLSSRASAKLELGILRAILDVQSDELE; from the exons ATGGCAATTCAACTGGACAAGATTCTGCAGGACATCGCCAAGGAGAAGGCGCTGCATCCAAACAATGGCGGCGCCAGCaagcaggagcaggaggaggCGTGGGCCAGGATCGGGCGCCTCAACAAGCTCTCCGTGCACGAGTCGCGATCCATCTTCATCGTGCTGCAGAAGAAGTACGAGCAGGAGAAGCTCAAGGGAAACTCGGCGTGGAAGCTGTTCAGCCTGATGCACCAGATCCACCAGGAGCCCAAGGCCTCGGtcaaggaggaggagga CGATCAAGTCCCCATGGAGGAGGTCGAGGAATATGAGATGCTGGAGGTGCAGGAGCAGGAGGACGACGACGAAGCCCACCAGTTCGGACAGCCAGCCAACTCCACTGGCTCGGCCTCCGACGGCGAGAGCCCCACAAAGTCGCACAGCACCGGCTCGCCGGAGAAGGATGAGCGCGTGTACTCCAAGCCCAACGTAGACACTCCGCGTCCGGCCTTCGAGGAGAAGAAGCTGCTCAACACGCTGGCCAACAACACACCGCGCTCTACGACAAACAGCTCGCTGTCCGCCGCCGCAGCAGTGCTCCAAAAGAAGGGCATCACTGTGAAGAAGACGACCGGCTCCGGATCAGGAGCTGCGCTCAAATCGACGCCTGGCCAGCAGGCATCGGCCGGTGGCTCAAAAACCAATTCCTCGCGCACTACCATTCAGCTGCCAGAGTCCCTGAAGCGTAAACTCTCCGAGGAGTACACTCCCTTGCCGTCACACAAAAAGCAGACCAAGATCACGAGCCCCAAACAAACAGCTGCACCTGCAGCCTCCTCTCCAGCTGTCTCCAGTGTTCCAGACGCCCTGCCCACCGGCAGTGTAGTGCACACAACAACCGCCCAGCTGATGCAGGTTAAGAAGGAACGGGAGGACAACCAGACACCGCCGCCGGGCATCAACATCATCACTATTCCGGCTTCGCAACAGATTAACGGCGGTGGTGGAGGACCCACCTCGTCTACGGCCGCCACCATTGCTTCCACCTCAGTGGCATCCACGAACGGCTTTTCGCCGCACATCGAGGAGCTGGACTTCAAGAACGACATCATCTTCGACTCGAAGATCAACGCCACCTCCTCCAACACACCCGAGATTATCAACCTGGGCAACTTTGACAATTCGCTGCCGCCGACTTTCTTCAAGAATCTGTGCAACTCGTCGCGACACGAGTCCCTCGGGCTGTACGTGGCCAATGTGATGAACCGACTCTCTTCGCGTGCCTCCGCCAAGCTGGAGCTGGGCATCTTGCGCGCCATTCTCGATGTGCAGAGCGACGAGCTGGAGTAG
- the LOC108009145 gene encoding neuropeptide FF receptor 2, which translates to MTTLSSSNEFDFSKWDFPAERIWLHKSNGEITWKICTFVPLIAFGLYGNFTMVYLIAANRSLRSPTNLIIANMAVADLLTLAICPAMFMLNDFYQNYQLGYVGCKMEGFLVVVFLITAVLNLSVVSYDRLTAIVLPMETRLTVRGVQIVVVCTWILGILFASPLALYRAYRVRIWKNFTERYCKENTSILPKYWYVLITILVWLPLGIMLICYIAIFYKLDRYEKRVLSRENPLTVSYKRSVAKTLFIVVVVFAALRLPFTILVVLREKYFGEDVSVSSGMQLFWYISQYLMFLNAAVNPLIYGFNNENFRRAYYQISWVRRWREAAKMRKLSGTSKHCCYCDFMKRGKPKTDEPQQSGNVERDMSKTLSTEEPTAKSTERIRDDPADLLATEIEADGFI; encoded by the exons ATGACCACGCTCTCAAGCAGCAATGAA TTTGACTTCAGCAAGTGGGATTTCCCAGCCGAACGCATCTGGCTGCACAAGTCCAACGGCGAGATCACATGGAAGATCTGCACCTTTGTACCTCTGATTGCCTTTGGTCTGTATGGAAACTTCACTATGGTCTATCTGATAGCCGCCAACCGCTCATTGAGGTCGCCCACCAACCTGATCATTGCCAACATGGCCGTGGCGGATCTGCTGACTTTGGCCATTTGCCCGGCTATGTTTATGCTGAACGACTTCTATCAGAACTACCAGTTGGGCTACGTGGGTTGTAAGATGGAGGGTTTTCTCGTGGTGGTATTCCTCATCACAGCCGTTCTGAATCTTTCGGTGGTCAGCTATGATCGTCTCACGGCCATCGTTCTGCCAATGGAGACGCGTCTCACTGTGAGGGGTGTCCAGATTGTGGTGGTCTGCACCTGGATCCTAGGTATCCTCTTTGCATCACCCTTGGCCTTGTACCGAGCCTACAGGGTGCGGATCTGGAAGAACTTTACGGAGCGTTATTGCAAGGAGAACACCTCCATTCTGCCCAAGTACTGGTATGTGCTCATTACCATCCTAGTTTGGTTGCCTTTGGGCATTATGCTCATCTGCTACATAGCCATTTTTTATAAG CTGGATCGATATGAAAAACGAGTCCTAAGTCGCGAGAATCCACTTACAGTCAGCTATAAACGCAGCGTGGCGAAAACGCTTTTTATTGTGGTCGTGGTTTTTGCAGCTCTTCGGCTGCCATTCACAATCCTAGTGGTTCTGAGGGAAAAATACTTCGGCGAGGATGTCTCCGTGAGCAGTGGAATGCAACTCTTCTGGTACATCTCGCAGTActtaatgtttttaaatgcCGCCGTCAATCCATTGATCTATGGATTTAACAATGAAAACTTTAGACGGGCCTACTATCAAATCTCCTGGGTTCGGCGGTGGAGGGAGGCTGCGAAAATGAGAAAACTTTCTGGAACATCAAAACATTGCTGCTACTGTGACTTTATGAAGAGGGGAAAACCAAAAACAGATGAACCACAGCAGTCAGGGAATGTTGAGAGGGATATGAGTAAGACGTTATCCACAGAGGAACCAACGGCCAAGTCAACTGAAAGAATTCGAGATGATCCGGCTGATTTACTTGCGACAGAAATCGAGGCAGATGGGTTTATATAG
- the LOC108009149 gene encoding RWD domain-containing protein 2A, producing MAEEELQTYRRCIGKQLEELELMSSIYCASGELEMLDAGVVADFNEFLEEYKPAANLRSHLEYMVKLSLPAKQSVEVRVELPHLYPLLEQARVSVHTPLLGKAKEQRLKIDLELFQSERREEEPEPYIYQLLSWLQEHIEDLMKRPASEFQSEQPAQEPQDLPPPAASHLERMWIYSHHIKSTAKRQELIRQARQLQLTGFSRPGKPGIICVEGDSENVQEFWRTIKALRWQKISVVRTEPRQRKRGFEDFSEQLFNAEEGVMNMGQFIRFLEAHGFGYMKSELFGLA from the coding sequence ATGGCCGAGGAGGAGCTGCAAACGTACCGCCGCTGCATTGGCAAGCAGCTGGAGGAGCTGGAGCTGATGAGCTCCATATATTGCGCATCTGGAGAGCTGGAAATGCTCGATGCGGGCGTCGTGGCCGATTTCAATGAGTTCCTCGAGGAGTATAAACCCGCTGCCAATCTCCGCTCACATCTGGAGTACATGGTGAAGTTAAGCCTGCCCGCCAAACAGAGTGTGGAGGTTCGAGTGGAGCTGCCACATCTATATCCGCTTTTAGAGCAGGCAAGAGTCAGTGTTCATACACCACTGCTAGGGAAAGCTAAGGAGCAGCGCTTGAAAATAGACTTGGAGCTGTTCCAGAGCGAAAGGCGAGAGGAGGAGCCTGAGCCGTACATCTATCAGTTGCTGAGCTGGCTGCAGGAGCACATCGAAGATCTAATGAAACGTCCTGCCTCCGAGTTTCAGTCAGAGCAGCCTGCCCAAGAACCACAAGATCTCCCGCCACCCGCTGCCTCCCATCTCGAACGAATGTGGATCTACTCGCACCACATTAAATCCACCGCCAAGCGGCAGGAGTTGATTCGTCAGGCCCGCCAGCTGCAACTAACTGGCTTCAGCAGACCTGGAAAACCGGGCATCATCTGCGTGGAAGGTGACTCTGAAAATGTCCAGGAGTTCTGGCGCACCATCAAGGCACTGCGATGGCAAAAGATCAGCGTGGTGCGAACGGAACCACGTCAACGAAAGCGGGGATTCGAGGACTTTAGCGAACAGCTGTTCAACGCCGAGGAGGGCGTGATGAACATGGGCCAGTTCATCCGATTCCTAGAGGCCCACGGCTTTGGATACATGAAGTCTGAATTGTTTGGTTTAGCCTGA
- the LOC108009144 gene encoding putative N(4)-(beta-N-acetylglucosaminyl)-L-asparaginase GE19290 → MEIKLAGCLCLCCLASMALTILADSTSPKPTLTSAFSSQSTTPAASNALKTNKTSGTKDELLPMVINTWNFTAANVLAWRILKQSKGGLRQTRNAVVEGCSKCEKLQCDRTVGYGGSPDESGETTLDAMVMDGATMDVGAVAGLRRIKDAIKVARHVLEHTHHTMLVGDAASAFANAMGFESESLVTPESKDMWLQWTAENCQPNFWYNVHPDPKVSCGPYKPRPTPLTRWKEDRARNEYEIGRKNHDTIGMIAIDVESNIHAGTSTNGARHKIPGRVGDSPIPGAGAYADNEVGAAVATGDGDVMMRFLPSLLAVEAMRAGKPPAEAAEVGIRRIMKHHKDFMGAVIAVDRLGNYGAACYGLEEFPFMVSSPAGANGPTRMETVKCIAGPEKVNVVPL, encoded by the exons ATGGAAATAAAATTGGCAGGATGCCTTTGCCTCTGTTGTTTGGCGTCGATGGCGTTGACCATCCTGGCAGATTCTACTTCGCCCAAACCAACGCTAACATCGGCCTTCAG CTCGCAATCCACAACTCCCGCTGCCTCCAATGCTTTGAAGACGAATAAGACCAGTGGAACCAAGGATGAACTGCTGCCCATGGTCATCAACACATGGAACTTCACGGCAGCCAATGTGTTGGCCTGGAGAATCCTCAAGCAGAGCAAGGGCGGCCTCCGGCAGACGCGCAATGCAGTGGTAGAGGGCTGCTCCAAGTGCGAGAAACTGCAGTGCGATCGCACGGTGGGCTACGGCGGATCTCCGGACGAGTCGGGCGAGACCACGCTGGACGCCATGGTCATGGACGGCGCCACCATGGATGTCGGTGCAGTGGCTGGTCTGCGACGCATCAAGGACGCCATCAAGGTGGCGCGACATGTCCTGGAGCACACACACCACACCATGCTGGTGGGTGATGCGGCCTCCGCTTTCGCCAATGCCATGGGATTCGAGTCCGAGTCGCTGGTCACGCCGGAGTCGAAGGACATGTGGCTGCAGTGGACGGCGGAGAACTGCCAGCCCAACTTCTGGTATAACGTGCACCCCGATCCCAAGGTCTCCTGCGGTCCTTACAAGCCACGGCCCACTCCGCTGACCCGGTGGAAGGAGGATCGTGCCCGCAATGAGTACGAGATCGGGCGCAAGAACCACGACACCATCGGTATGATCGCCATCGATGTGGAGAGCAACATTCATGCGGGCACCTCCACCAATGGAGCGCGCCATAAGATTCCCGGACGGGTCGGAGACTCCCCGATTCCGGGTGCCGGTGCTTATGCAGACAACGAGGTGGGTGCCGCCGTGGCCACCGGAGACGGAGATGTGATGATGCGCTTCCTGCCCTCGCTCCTCGCCGTCGAGGCCATGCGGGCGGGAAAGCCTCCGGCTGAGGCCGCCGAGGTGGGCATCCGGAGGATTATGAAGCACCACAAGGACTTCATGGGCGCCGTAATTGCTGTGGATCGGCTGGGAAACTATGGGGCCGCCTGCTACGGATTGGAGGAGTTCCCCTTTATGGTCAGTAGTCCAGCAGGAGCGAATGGGCCTACGCGTATGGAAACAGTCAAGTGCATAGCGGGTCCAGAAAAAGTAAATGTGGTGCCTTTGTAA